The Triticum aestivum cultivar Chinese Spring chromosome 7B, IWGSC CS RefSeq v2.1, whole genome shotgun sequence genome window below encodes:
- the LOC123160803 gene encoding receptor-like cytoplasmic kinase 176, with protein MANCFRRPSMMVPAAPRSEDEILQPANLRSFTFTDLKKATRNFRPDSVLGEGCFGSVFKGWVDEASFAPASPRTGMPIAIKKLNQESFQIHKEWLDEANHLGRLTHPNLVKMLGYCLEDEQHLVVYEFMPQGSLDNHLFRRGSHFQPLSWDLRMKVALGAAKGLAFLHSDKANVIYGYFKTSDILLDSGYNAKLSDFGKPKEEEPTVGPSFYIDELPSYYAKRLSDLGWSTGNTEDPTAEGDVYNFGVVLLEVLAGRRRLDRSRPSREQDLVEWARPHLSKRQISRILDARLGGQYSLADAQEAAALACKCLSGNLSVRPSMEQVVAALEQLQDTKETAVSDQGCRVVRKFGGSRQQQP; from the exons ATGGCAAACTGCTTCCGGAGGCCGTCGATGATGGTGCCCGCGGCCCCTAGGAGCGAGGACGAGATCCTCCAGCCAGCCAACCTCAGAAGTTTCACCTTCACGGACCTCAAGAAGGCCACGAGGAACTTCCGGCCGGATAGCGTGCTCGGTGAGGGCTGCTTCGGATCGGTGTTCAAAGGGTGGGTTGACGAGGCCTCCTTCGCCCCGGCAAGCCCTAGGACCGGCATGCCCATCGCCATCAAGAAGCTCAACCAGGAAAGCTTCCAAATCCACAAGGAATGGCTC GATGAAGCGAATCACCTAGGCCGATTGACACACCCCAATCTGGTGAAGATGCTAGGGTACTGCCTCGAAGATGAGCAGCACCTAGTCGTCTATGAGTTCATGCCACAAGGAAGCTTGGATAACCATCTTTTCAGGA GGGGCTCACATTTCCAACCACTGTCATGGGATCTGAGGATGAAGGTTGCTCTTGGGGCAGCCAAAGGGCTCGCATTTCTCCACAGCGACAAGGCCAATGTCATCTACGGTTACTTCAAGACATCAGATATTCTTCTTGATTCG GGCTACAATGCAAAGTTGTCTGATTTTGGGAAGCCAAAGGAAGAAGAACCAACCGTTGGTCCGAGCTTTTATATTGATGAATTGCCGAGCTACTATGCAAAAAGGCTGTCTGATCTTGGGTGGTCGACCGGTAATACAG AGGATCCGACAGCAGAGGGCGACGTGTACAACTTCGGGGTGGTGCTGCTGGAGGTACTAGCCGGCCGGCGGCGACTGGACCGGAGCCGGCCATCCCGTGAGCAAGACCTGGTGGAGTGGGCGCGGCCGCACCTGAGCAAGCGCCAGATCTCCCGCATCCTGGACGCGCGGCTGGGCGGACAGTACTCCCTCGCCGACGCACAGGAGGCCGCCGCGCTGGCGTGCAAGTGCCTCTCTGGTAACTTGAGTGTCCGGCCGAGCATGGAGCAGGTGGTTGCGgcactggagcagctgcaggacACCAAGGAGACCGCAGTGAGCGATCAGGGGTGCCGCGTTGTCAGGAAGTTTGGTGGTAGCCGACAGCAGCAACCGTAG